The proteins below come from a single Panulirus ornatus isolate Po-2019 chromosome 22, ASM3632096v1, whole genome shotgun sequence genomic window:
- the LOC139756630 gene encoding uncharacterized protein, translating to MSLISVDNTAQSLTSVKVSILPHIPSDINVDLSYWRKQLEIAKVNAQAQLQVQRKKTEQARLAFERERLRLNASPSGPVSSQLGNLHVPKFSKLDVGRRSNGYDDRGRTNGNVIPPESATLPVTHRSQGKYSNRVKSCFNCGKAGHQVRDCWARAKESRDFTKSRSVSLFSALGPLNKVGKAVPALRKVRGCESVNQVVKNPFCGNYNAFLSEGCVRRCGVRRKETVSRDSGALQSPMLDGLVPREEFGDRVLPDGLSGPKEAPLVDVRVGTDLFTDHALVGTVDKLPVLDVDVVLGSDLAGGKMNPVPVLPTGPVESTEAGQLEEEVPEIVYNHDGARLMTAGTAGRVPEDIAVKTEEVKTSERKLCDTLSPGVASVETVDLKTLPPSEASEEKPRDTLSPGVDSVKSEEVKSLPTSESSERELCETLSPGVDSVETEDLSRAHSREKILPEDKISEKCDTFCAGSESVQESVDETEYLSRTHSREKTLHEDEIGEEKLCDTSHADFESERDSVSETVDLSHAHLREKTLHEDGISEEKLCDASCASFESERDSVGETVDLSRAHSREKTLHEDGISEEKLCDSSCASFESERDSVGETVDLSHAHLREKTLHEDGISEEKLCDSSCASFESERDSVGETVDLSRSHSREKTLHEDEIGEDKLCDASCASFESVRDSVSETEYLSRTHSREKTLHEDEIREEMCDTSRADSESVQESVDETEYLSRTHSREKTLHEDEIREEMCDTSRADSESVQESVDETEDLSRTHSRETPERRTIWPDKRSRWRRFEAGDEVLLLLQQPGQPLVARFQGPYTIIWSVGDSNYLVSTPDRRRSQSLCHINMPERCFSRDPPPLEPTVPVCIILRPAVAVCEEADDLATSVSETWDPGGGVRELNSDMVGYCRMSL from the coding sequence atgtcgttgatcagtgttgacaataccgctcaatcattaacgtcggtcaaagtctctatccttccccatatccctagtgatattaatgttgatctcagttattggcgaaagcagctagagatagctaaggtcaatgcacaagcacagttacaagtgcagaggaagaagactgaacaagctaggttagctttcgaacgtgaaagacttagactaaacgcttcaccatcaggaccagtgtcgtctcagttgggtaacttacatgtaccgaagttcagtaaacttgacgtgGGCAGACGTTCAAATGGCTATGAcgacagagggaggaccaatggtaatgtaatcccacctgaatctgctaccttgccggtaactcatagaagtcaggggaaatactccaacagagttaagagttgttttaattgtggcaaggctgggcaccaggtgagggattgctgggctcgagcgaaggaatccagagactttaccaaaagtaggtcggtaagtctcttctcagctttaggtccacttaataaagtaggtaaggctgtccctgctcttaggaaagtgaggggttgcgagagtgttaatcaagtaGTTAAgaatccgttctgtgggaactacaatgcgttcctgtctgagggttgtgttcgtagatgtggtgtacgacgaaaagaaaccgtatcacgggattctggtgcgctgcagtccccgatgttggatggcttggtgccgcgagaagagtttggagaccgcgtCTTGCctgatggactgtcgggtcccaaggaagctccactagttgatgtgagaGTAGGAACAGATCTCTTTACGGACCATGCCCTAGTAGGGACTGTAGATAAgttacctgtcttagacgtggacgttgtgttaggcagtgacctagcgggtgggaagatgaacccagtgccggtgttgcctacgggcccggtggagtccacggaggcagggcagcttgaggaagaggtaccagagatagtctacaaccacgatggtgccaggcttatgacagctggcacggcaggccgtgtgcctgaggacatagccgttaagacggaggaagtgaagaccagcgagaggaagctgtgtgataccctctcccctggagtTGCCTCCGTTGAAACAGTGGATttaaagactctccccccgagtgaggccagcgaggagAAGCcgcgtgataccctctcccctggggtagactccgttaagtcggaggaagtgaagtctctccctacgagtgagtctagtgagagggagctgtgtgagaccctctcccctggtgtggactccgttgagactgaggatttgtctcgcgcccattcaagagagaagattctCCCTGAGGACAAAATTAGTGAGAAGTGTGATACCTTCTGTGCTGGTTCTGAGTCTGTACAAGAATCAGTGGATGAGACTGAGTatttgtctcgcacccattcaagagagaagactctccatgaggatgaaattggtgaggagaagctgtgtgatacctcccatGCTGatttcgagtccgaacgagacTCAGTGAGTGAGACTGTGGATTTGTCTCACGCCCAtttaagagagaagactctccatgaagatggaattagtgaggagaagctgtgtgatgcctcctgtgctagtttcgagtccgaacgagattcagtgggtgagactgtggatttgtctcgcgcccattcaagagagaagactctccatgaagatggaattagtgaggagaagctgtgtgattcctcctgtgctagtttcgagtccgaacgagattcGGTGGGTGAGACTGTGGATTTGTCTCACGCCCAtttaagagagaagactctccatgaagatggaattagtgaggagaagctgtgtgattcctcctgtgctagtttcgagtccgaacgagattcGGTGGGTGAGACTGTGGATTTGTCTCGatcccattcaagagagaagactctccatgaggatgaaattggtgaggataagctgtgtgatgcctcctgtgctagtttcgagtccgtacgagaTTCAGTGAGTGAGACTGAGTatttgtctcgcacccattcaagagagaagactctccatgaggatgaaataagggaggagatgtgtgatacctcccgtGCTGATTCTGAGTCTGTACAAGAATCAGTGGATGAGACTGAGTatttgtctcgcacccattcaagagagaagactctccatgaggatgaaataagggaggagatgtgtgatacctcccgtGCTGATTCTGAGTCTGTACAAGAATCAGtggatgagactgaggatttgtctcgcacccattcaagagagactccggaacggaggacaatatggcctgacaaacgatctcgttggagaaggtttgaggcgggcgacgaggtgttacttctactacagcagccaggtcaacccttggttgcccggtttcagggtccctacaccatcatctggagtgtaggagactcaaattaccttgtctctacccccgataggcgcagaagTCAGAGTTTATGCCACATCAACATGCCTGAGCGatgtttcagtcgtgatcctccccctttggaaccgacggtgccagtctgcatcatcttacgtccagcggtagccgtgtgtgaggAAGCCGACGACTTAGCTACGAGTgtctcggagacctgggacccgggcggaggtgtGAGAGAACTGAACTCGGATATGGTTGGGTACTGTAGGatgtcattgtaa